DNA sequence from the Thermodesulfobacteriota bacterium genome:
ATTTCGGCGGAGATCACCATTTACAATTCCGGTCTGGGGCTGGTGAAGGACCGGCGGAACGTCACTTTAAGCCGCGGCGACAGCGTGCTGCAGCTCATGGACGTGGCCTCCCGGGTGATCCCTTCCAGCGTGTCCGTGGAGGCGGTCTCCGATAAGGGAGGCGTGTCGGTCCTGGAGCAGAATTACGAATACGACCTGCTCTCGCCGGCCAAGCTCCTCGAAAAATACGTCGGCAAGACGATCCGCGTCCGGTACCGCAATCCGTACACGGACCGGGAGGACGAGAAGGAAGCGACGGTGCTGGCGTACAACGACGGCCAGCCGGTCCTCCGGATCGACAACGAGGTGACCTTCGGCATCCCGGGCAACTACATCTTCCCGCAGGTGCCGGAAGATCTGATTGCCCGTCCGACCTTGTCCTGGCTGCTGCGCAGGGATTCGGGCGGATCGAGGCAGCTCGAGACGCTGTATCTCACCGAAGGCATGACCTGGCGGGCGGACTATGTCCTGGTGCTGGAGGCGGACGAGAAGACGGCGGGCATGTCGGCATGGGTGACATTGGAGAACCGCAGCGGGGCGAATTTCCGCAATGCCCGGCTGAAGCTCGTGGCGGGGGATGTCAACAGAGTCCGCGATGAATCGGCGCGCGCGGGAAGGCCGATGCTTGCCAGGACTCTGGCTTCGCAGGAGACAGCGCCGCAATTCCGGGAATCGGCCCTCTTCGAATACCACCTCTACACGCTGCAGCGCCCCACCGACGTGAAGAACAACCAGTCGAAG
Encoded proteins:
- a CDS encoding DUF4139 domain-containing protein, producing the protein MSRPDMVRLLILVSFLAFAVAPGRPAAASEAARPAAVPKVVSTESGRISAEITIYNSGLGLVKDRRNVTLSRGDSVLQLMDVASRVIPSSVSVEAVSDKGGVSVLEQNYEYDLLSPAKLLEKYVGKTIRVRYRNPYTDREDEKEATVLAYNDGQPVLRIDNEVTFGIPGNYIFPQVPEDLIARPTLSWLLRRDSGGSRQLETLYLTEGMTWRADYVLVLEADEKTAGMSAWVTLENRSGANFRNARLKLVAGDVNRVRDESARAGRPMLARTLASQETAPQFRESALFEYHLYTLQRPTDVKNNQSKQVGLLSALYVPVSKEYVFRGSDHYFMGRAHGYIERNRKVPVFLIFRNDKASRLGMPLPKGIVRVYKRDRDESLQFVGENSIDHTPVDEKIRMT